The Terriglobales bacterium genome segment GCGCGGGCGGCTTCGGCGGCCACGACGAGAAGGAGCAGACGCTCAACCAGCTGCTGGTCGAGCTCGACGGCTTCGACCCGTCCACCGGCCTGGTGCTGCTCGCCGCCACCAAGCGGCCCGAGATCCTCGACCCCGCGCTGCTGCGCGCCGGGCGCTTCGACCGCCTGGTGCTGGTCGACCGGCCCGACAAGGCCGGCCGCATCCAGATCCTCACCGTCCACGCGAAGAAAATAAAGCTCGACCAGGACGTCACGCTGGAGCAGGTCGCCGCGCTGACACCCGGCTTCACCGGCGCCGACCTCGCCAACCTGATCAACGAGGCGGCGCTGCTCGCGACGCGCCGCGGCGCCGAAGCGGTGTCCATGGCCGACTTCAACGAAGCGGTGGAGCGCCTGATCGCCGGCCTGGAGAAGAGGAACCGCGTGCTCAATCCCACCGAGCGGCGCGTGGTCGCGCACCACGAGCTCGGCCACGCCATGGTGGCGATGGCGCTGCCCGGCACCGACCCGGTGCACAAGGTCTCGATCATCCCGCGCGGCGTGGGCGCGCTCGGCTACACCATCCAGCGCCCCACCGAGGACCGCTTCCTCATGACGCGAGCCGAGCTCGAGAACAAGATGGCGGTGCTGCTCGGCGGGCGCGCCGCCGAGGAAGTGGTGTTCGGGCATCTTTCCACCGGCGCGGCCGACGACCTCGCCAAGGTGACCGACATCGCGCGCAGCATGGTGATGCGCTACGGCATGGTGAAGAGCCTCGGCCATGTGGCCTACGAGGAAGACCAGAGCAGGTTCCTGATGACTCCGGGTATGCAGAAGAGCCGGGAATACAGCGAGGAAACGGCGCGCGAGATCGACATCGCGGTGCGCGACATCGTGAAGGCGGCCTACGAGAAGGCGCTGGGCATCCTGGCGCGCGAAAAAACGACGCTCGAGCGCTGGGCGAAGAAGCTGCTGGAGAAGGAGACGCTGGTCGAGGCCGAGCTCGACGAGCTGCGCCGCGGCCTAGCCGCGGTCGCGCCCGCGCACTAGCGCGCCAGCGCGGCGCGCTGCTCGGGGGGCGTCTGCTCCTCGTCGCGGTACAGGCCGCTGTGGAAGACGTAGGACGCGGCCGAATAAAAGGCGATCGCCTCGCGCAGCGCCCGCGCGTCGTCCACCGGCGCGACGATGTTCTTGTCCGCGTCGACGCGCAACACCTCGGTCTTGCGCCGCGGATGCAGCAGCACCATGCGGTCGCGCACCAGGTAGCCGAGGGTCTGGTAGTTGGCGACGAACGCGCGGTCCGACTCCGGCGGCGACCGCAGTACGTCGCGGCCGAAGAACTTGCTGTAGTAGTCGAAGTCGAGCAGCCCGAGCACGGTGGGCGGGATGTCGATCTGCGACATCAGCCGCTCGACGCGGCGCGGCTCGACGTGCTTCGGCGCGTAGACGAACAGCGGGATCAGGTACTTGTCGACCGGGATGCGCGCCGTGCCGCGCGCGTTGGCGCCGTGGTCGGCGGTGATCACGAACAGCGTGTCGTCGAACCAGGGCTTGGCGCGCGCCTTGTCGAGGAAGCGGCCGATCGCGTAGTCGGTGTACTTCACCGCGCCGTCGCGGCCGGTGCCCGGCGGAATGTCGATGCGGCCCGCCGGGTAGGTATACGGGCGGTGGTTGCTGGTGGTCATCACATGCACGAAGAACGGGCGCTGCGATCGGGCGGCGTGCTCGCGGTCGATCTCCTCCAGCACCTGGTCGAACAGGTTCTCGTCCGCCACGCCCCACACGGTTTCATGGGTGACGCGCGAGGACGGAATGGCGCGCCGGTCCACCGAGCGGTAGTCGTTCGCGTCGAAGAACGCGTTCATGTTGTCGAAATAGCCGTAGCCGCCGTAGGCGAAGAGCACCGCGTAGCCCTTGTCCTCCAGCACGCTGCCGAAGGAAAACAGCATGTCGTTGTGCGGCCGGCGCACGATCGACTGGCCGGGGGTGGGCGGCAGCGCGAGCGACAGCGCCTCGAGCCC includes the following:
- a CDS encoding sulfatase-like hydrolase/transferase, with translation MRIPRRFLPALVAAACFVAISTLSRALLALRPDVVLPGGIADWSRVFLYGLAFDLVAACYVTAPLVLWLALVPNRVARSWPHRLLAFSALAAVIFATLLLAVSEWLFWDEFGSRFNFIAVDYLLYTHEVLGNIWQSYPVGKVLTGLGALALGGAFLMRKTVWAAGGAPLSWRAAGVAVVALAAGCAGTLRWVNSDEKNFSAYDAANDLAGNGLYEFFAANYRNELDYERHYATIPQREALELVRAALGATGEGSERHVRSPRPERHLNVVLVSVESLGAEFLGSYGNRGGLTPNLDRLARESLWFSQVYATGNRTVRGLEALSLALPPTPGQSIVRRPHNDMLFSFGSVLEDKGYAVLFAYGGYGYFDNMNAFFDANDYRSVDRRAIPSSRVTHETVWGVADENLFDQVLEEIDREHAARSQRPFFVHVMTTSNHRPYTYPAGRIDIPPGTGRDGAVKYTDYAIGRFLDKARAKPWFDDTLFVITADHGANARGTARIPVDKYLIPLFVYAPKHVEPRRVERLMSQIDIPPTVLGLLDFDYYSKFFGRDVLRSPPESDRAFVANYQTLGYLVRDRMVLLHPRRKTEVLRVDADKNIVAPVDDARALREAIAFYSAASYVFHSGLYRDEEQTPPEQRAALAR
- the ftsH gene encoding ATP-dependent zinc metalloprotease FtsH, yielding MKLPNRQKTQFSLVYLFIALMVVFAVQSWLRAPVTVDIPMSQFLSLVREGKVLRVSLGEREIQGVLKPGALPAPPPGPGDKLRQLLGAQQGPTVFTTARIPATDDYQVVRELEAAQVEFSGRIESTFWRDLISWVVPLVLMAALWVFLMRRMGGGPTQALSFGRSKAKIYDRKELKTTFADVAGVEEAKAELMEVVDFLKNPKKYQRLGGRIPKGVLLVGPPGTGKTLLARAVAGEADVPFFFLSGSEFVEMFVGVGAARVRDLFEQARQKAPAIIFIDELDALGRARGAGGFGGHDEKEQTLNQLLVELDGFDPSTGLVLLAATKRPEILDPALLRAGRFDRLVLVDRPDKAGRIQILTVHAKKIKLDQDVTLEQVAALTPGFTGADLANLINEAALLATRRGAEAVSMADFNEAVERLIAGLEKRNRVLNPTERRVVAHHELGHAMVAMALPGTDPVHKVSIIPRGVGALGYTIQRPTEDRFLMTRAELENKMAVLLGGRAAEEVVFGHLSTGAADDLAKVTDIARSMVMRYGMVKSLGHVAYEEDQSRFLMTPGMQKSREYSEETAREIDIAVRDIVKAAYEKALGILAREKTTLERWAKKLLEKETLVEAELDELRRGLAAVAPAH